A window of Candidatus Atribacteria bacterium contains these coding sequences:
- the rhaS gene encoding rhamnose ABC transporter substrate-binding protein → MKKQKFILTMVLIAVFLLSVVSFAGAQENVRIAMLVKNLGNAFFEACRDGGLEAAKELGGIEFIFQGPTTPTAEGQIEIIDSLIAQKVNAIVISANDVDALVPVCQRAMKSGITVISFDSGVAPEGRILHLAPSSSEFIGRSQVKMLANLIDYKGEIAVLSASSQATNQNEWIEWMKEELKEPAYKDMKLVAVVYGDDLSDKSYREATGLFKSYPDLRGIISPTTVGIAATGKALEDAGKSGKIELTGLGLPSEMKQYIKNGTCRQMSLWNPIDLGYSSTYIAYKLVKGEFQGKEGEVMKVGRMGEIKIGPDNVAVMSEPFIFEKDNIDKFAEIY, encoded by the coding sequence ATGAAAAAGCAAAAATTTATACTGACCATGGTTTTAATTGCAGTTTTTCTCTTATCTGTGGTTTCTTTTGCAGGGGCACAAGAAAATGTTAGAATTGCTATGTTAGTTAAAAACTTGGGGAATGCCTTTTTTGAAGCTTGTAGAGATGGAGGTTTGGAAGCAGCTAAAGAACTTGGAGGAATTGAATTTATTTTTCAGGGACCTACCACACCAACTGCAGAGGGTCAGATAGAAATTATTGACTCGCTTATTGCTCAAAAAGTAAATGCAATTGTCATTTCAGCAAACGATGTAGATGCCCTGGTTCCTGTTTGTCAACGGGCAATGAAGAGCGGGATTACAGTAATTTCCTTCGATTCAGGAGTTGCACCAGAAGGACGAATACTGCATTTAGCACCATCCAGCAGTGAGTTTATTGGTAGAAGCCAGGTAAAAATGTTGGCAAATTTAATTGACTATAAGGGTGAGATTGCTGTTTTGAGTGCTTCTTCCCAGGCTACCAATCAAAATGAATGGATTGAATGGATGAAAGAGGAATTAAAGGAGCCTGCTTATAAAGATATGAAACTGGTAGCTGTAGTATATGGTGATGACCTTTCTGACAAGAGTTATCGGGAAGCAACGGGGTTATTTAAATCTTATCCTGATTTAAGAGGGATTATTTCACCTACAACTGTTGGTATCGCGGCTACTGGAAAGGCATTAGAGGATGCTGGAAAATCAGGGAAAATTGAACTAACCGGTCTTGGTTTACCCTCTGAAATGAAACAATATATTAAAAATGGTACTTGCCGACAAATGTCTCTCTGGAACCCCATTGATTTAGGATATTCATCCACTTATATCGCCTACAAATTAGTTAAGGGTGAATTCCAGGGCAAAGAGGGTGAAGTAATGAAAGTTGGCAGAATGGGAGAAATTAAGATAGGCCCGGATAATGTTGCTGTAATGAGTGAACCATTTATTTTTGAAAAAGATAATATAGATAAATTTGCTGAGATTTACTAA
- a CDS encoding class II aldolase yields MKEWQNVQVEALHKLVKLSNNLGRIDYHLAIIGEGNTSAKVEIKDVSDSFFIKASGTQLATVTENDFIQVYFAPIVQLINMENPNAKEINYIFEKAKVDKKHLANPSVETLLHAICLSLEGVNFVGHTHPTAVNRLTCSKSFPANLKGRIYPDEIILLGKESIFIPYTDPGVQLAQKVKKEIEIFLKKHGERPKSIYFQNHGFVALGSTPTEVENITLTAAKAAEIRFGALLAGGINTLSNDMVTHISGRPDEKYRQNLFKE; encoded by the coding sequence ATGAAAGAATGGCAAAATGTTCAGGTCGAGGCATTACATAAGTTAGTAAAACTGTCTAATAATTTAGGAAGAATAGACTATCACCTTGCCATTATTGGAGAGGGTAATACCTCAGCTAAAGTTGAGATAAAAGATGTCTCTGATAGTTTTTTTATAAAAGCAAGCGGGACACAGCTGGCCACTGTAACCGAGAATGATTTTATTCAAGTTTATTTTGCACCAATCGTGCAGCTTATTAATATGGAGAATCCGAATGCTAAAGAAATTAATTACATCTTTGAAAAAGCAAAAGTGGATAAAAAACATCTAGCAAATCCTTCTGTAGAAACCCTGTTGCATGCTATTTGCCTTAGCTTGGAGGGAGTAAATTTTGTTGGCCATACTCACCCCACTGCTGTAAATAGATTGACTTGTTCAAAGAGTTTTCCGGCGAATCTGAAAGGGAGAATTTATCCTGATGAAATTATACTATTGGGAAAAGAATCGATCTTCATTCCTTATACTGATCCGGGAGTTCAATTGGCGCAAAAAGTAAAAAAAGAAATTGAAATATTTTTAAAGAAACATGGAGAGAGGCCTAAATCTATCTATTTTCAAAACCATGGATTTGTTGCTTTAGGATCTACTCCGACCGAAGTAGAAAATATTACTTTAACTGCTGCTAAGGCAGCGGAAATTCGTTTTGGTGCATTACTTGCAGGAGGCATAAATACCCTTTCTAATGATATGGTAACACATATATCGGGAAGACCCGATGAAAAATATCGACAGAACCTGTTTAAAGAATAG
- the rhaM gene encoding L-rhamnose mutarotase, with amino-acid sequence MNNKNESLEIKKIRKNYLVNIIWQWEIILPFIFIMVVIINSNLSPYFLDYTNLMNTTFNFIEKAIIALPMMFVIICGDIDISVASIIALSSVFMGMASQAGVNTFGLVVIGLFAGLAAGFLNGFIITKFGIPAIAVTLGSMSLFRGIAYVILGDKAFTKYPTSFAFFGQGYIGNTMIPFELILFFILAIIFGIILHKTTIGRKVFAIGNNSTAARFSGIPVNRVRLAIFTVTGLCSGLASILLTSRIGSTRPNIASGWELEIITTVVLGGVAITGGKGNIFGVVISIFIIGFLKFGMGLINIPGKVMTIIIGLLLILAIMLPQLLERLKPKNSFGSRLMKRAVFKMKLKVGYEEEYKKRHNEIWPELKEELSRAGIYDYSIFLDKETLTLFAVQKLKENNTVEKLPSKEIMKKWWDYMQDIMETNPDNSPVITSLEEVFHMD; translated from the coding sequence ATGAATAACAAAAATGAAAGTCTTGAAATTAAAAAAATAAGAAAAAATTATCTGGTAAATATTATATGGCAGTGGGAAATCATTCTTCCTTTTATTTTCATTATGGTTGTAATCATAAATTCAAATTTATCTCCTTATTTTTTAGATTATACCAATCTTATGAACACCACTTTTAATTTTATTGAGAAAGCTATCATTGCTCTTCCCATGATGTTTGTGATCATATGTGGTGATATTGATATTTCTGTTGCCTCTATTATAGCTTTATCTTCGGTTTTTATGGGTATGGCCTCCCAAGCCGGAGTGAATACTTTTGGGTTGGTTGTGATAGGACTTTTTGCGGGTTTGGCGGCAGGTTTTTTAAATGGTTTCATTATAACAAAATTTGGGATTCCTGCGATCGCTGTTACTCTGGGAAGTATGTCTTTGTTTAGAGGGATTGCTTATGTTATTCTCGGAGACAAGGCATTTACCAAGTACCCAACCTCTTTTGCTTTTTTTGGGCAGGGATACATAGGAAACACCATGATTCCTTTTGAATTGATCCTTTTTTTCATACTTGCTATAATTTTTGGTATCATTTTACATAAAACGACTATAGGACGGAAGGTATTTGCCATTGGAAATAATTCTACTGCTGCTCGTTTTTCAGGGATACCTGTAAACAGAGTACGTCTTGCTATTTTTACCGTTACCGGACTCTGTTCAGGATTAGCTTCAATCTTGCTAACTTCCAGAATCGGGAGTACACGTCCAAATATTGCTAGTGGTTGGGAGCTGGAGATTATCACCACAGTTGTGCTGGGTGGAGTAGCTATTACCGGCGGAAAAGGAAATATTTTTGGAGTAGTTATTTCCATTTTTATTATTGGATTTCTTAAATTCGGAATGGGCCTAATTAATATACCTGGCAAGGTAATGACTATTATTATAGGCTTATTATTAATTTTAGCAATTATGCTTCCCCAATTACTGGAAAGATTAAAACCTAAAAATAGTTTTGGGAGCAGGTTAATGAAAAGAGCAGTATTTAAAATGAAATTAAAGGTGGGCTATGAAGAAGAGTATAAAAAAAGACATAATGAAATCTGGCCTGAACTTAAAGAAGAATTATCCAGGGCGGGAATTTATGATTATTCCATATTTCTTGATAAAGAAACGCTTACTCTCTTTGCGGTGCAAAAATTAAAAGAAAATAATACAGTTGAAAAACTCCCCTCTAAAGAGATAATGAAAAAATGGTGGGATTATATGCAAGATATTATGGAAACTAATCCAGATAATTCCCCGGTTATCACCTCTTTGGAAGAGGTTTTTCATATGGATTAA
- a CDS encoding ABC transporter permease — translation MMELFKKREFNLFVFILFIIFGVSLRTPSFLYINNFIDVLNDTAILSMVAIGQLMIIVTGGIDLSVGSSLALSGMSVALLNQYHPGIPIFMIILISIAIGLLLGSINGLLVSQAKIPPIITTLGTMSIYRGLVFVLCKGTWVSAHEMTEVFRMFPRRSFLGISSLIYLSILTVVLFLIFLNLTRTGREIYGVGGNKIASQYVGISLKKIQYIVFTLCGGITGLAGFLWVARYAAAQSETAIGFELQTIAACVIGGVSIMGGSGSIIGVVLGAFFMGIVYNALTMINVSPFWQMAIQGFIILFAIIINTVMDKRNQQLMLRKRNFYE, via the coding sequence ATGATGGAATTATTTAAGAAAAGAGAATTTAATCTTTTTGTTTTTATTTTATTTATCATATTTGGGGTTAGTTTGAGAACCCCCAGCTTTTTATATATTAACAACTTTATTGATGTGTTGAATGATACGGCAATTCTATCGATGGTGGCTATTGGACAGCTGATGATTATTGTGACAGGGGGCATAGATTTATCTGTCGGTTCCAGTCTCGCTTTAAGTGGTATGAGTGTAGCCCTTCTAAATCAATATCACCCTGGAATTCCTATCTTTATGATTATTTTGATTTCAATAGCCATTGGACTCCTGCTTGGTTCGATAAATGGCTTGTTGGTTTCCCAGGCTAAAATTCCCCCTATTATTACTACTCTTGGTACCATGAGTATATATAGAGGTTTGGTATTCGTACTTTGTAAAGGAACTTGGGTTAGCGCTCATGAGATGACCGAGGTTTTTCGGATGTTTCCCAGAAGAAGTTTTTTAGGTATATCCAGTCTTATATATCTATCGATACTAACAGTAGTATTATTTTTAATTTTTTTAAATTTAACTAGAACTGGAAGAGAGATTTACGGGGTGGGCGGCAATAAGATAGCCTCTCAATATGTGGGCATTAGCCTGAAGAAAATTCAATATATTGTCTTTACCTTATGCGGAGGAATTACTGGTCTTGCAGGATTTCTCTGGGTTGCCCGTTATGCCGCTGCCCAGAGTGAAACTGCTATCGGCTTCGAACTTCAGACTATTGCGGCTTGTGTAATTGGAGGGGTAAGTATTATGGGTGGTTCTGGGTCGATTATCGGTGTTGTACTGGGAGCCTTTTTTATGGGAATTGTTTATAATGCTCTGACTATGATTAATGTTTCACCCTTCTGGCAGATGGCGATTCAGGGCTTCATTATACTTTTTGCAATTATAATAAATACGGTTATGGATAAACGTAATCAGCAACTGATGTTAAGAAAGAGAAATTTTTATGAATAA
- a CDS encoding rhamnulokinase encodes MKKFVAIDLGAESGRVIVGDLSKMELVHRFPNYLVRIKDSIFWDILGLFNEIKKGLKKAFKKYPHQIASIGIDAWGVDHVLLDDNGDLLGNSYHYRDNRTDHIMEEVFRIIPKKEIFSETGIQFMQINTLYQLYSFAKKKPQIFENTKYFLTIPDLLNYWLTGIIKNEYSITTTTQLYNPIKKDWSTKIMDKLGFRKEIFGEIILPGTKIGRLLPTIVREISAGSEVVIIAPACHDTASAVAAIPVKDNIQYAYISSGTWSLVGIESPEPIINEKSYKYNFTNEGSADGGFRFLKNVTGFWIIQECKKFWDEKVKSYSYDELTEIALKYGPANFRIDPDDSKFLKPGLIDDNMPERIKAYCRETGQKVPETPAEITRGIIESLADKYTKTIKMIEEITGKSIKEIYIIGGGSRNSLLCKIVANVTGLSVFAGPVEATAIGNLMIQAKSMGQIKSIVEGRKIIRKSFDIKKYCPEE; translated from the coding sequence ATGAAAAAGTTTGTAGCGATTGATCTGGGTGCCGAAAGCGGAAGAGTTATTGTTGGTGATTTATCAAAAATGGAATTAGTACATCGTTTCCCGAATTATTTAGTAAGGATTAAAGATAGTATTTTTTGGGATATTCTGGGACTATTCAATGAGATAAAGAAAGGTTTAAAAAAAGCTTTTAAAAAATATCCCCATCAAATAGCGAGCATTGGTATTGATGCCTGGGGAGTTGATCATGTTCTTTTGGATGATAATGGTGATCTTCTGGGGAATTCTTATCATTATAGAGACAATAGGACAGACCATATAATGGAGGAAGTTTTTAGGATAATACCCAAAAAGGAAATATTTTCCGAGACCGGCATCCAATTTATGCAGATTAATACCCTCTATCAATTATATTCATTTGCAAAGAAAAAACCTCAAATCTTTGAAAATACAAAATATTTCCTAACTATTCCTGATCTTTTAAATTATTGGCTAACTGGAATTATAAAAAATGAATATTCAATCACTACCACTACTCAGCTTTATAATCCTATAAAAAAGGACTGGTCAACCAAGATAATGGATAAGCTTGGATTTAGGAAGGAGATATTTGGAGAAATAATTTTGCCTGGAACAAAGATTGGGAGACTTTTACCGACTATTGTACGGGAAATTAGCGCAGGCTCAGAGGTTGTGATTATTGCTCCTGCCTGTCACGATACCGCTTCTGCAGTGGCTGCTATTCCCGTGAAAGATAATATTCAATATGCCTATATTAGTTCTGGAACCTGGTCTTTAGTGGGTATAGAAAGCCCTGAGCCAATTATTAATGAAAAGAGCTACAAATATAATTTTACCAATGAAGGCTCTGCGGATGGAGGCTTTAGATTTTTAAAGAATGTAACCGGATTCTGGATTATTCAGGAGTGTAAAAAATTCTGGGATGAGAAGGTAAAGTCATATTCTTATGATGAACTAACTGAAATAGCTTTAAAATATGGTCCTGCAAATTTTAGGATTGACCCTGATGACTCAAAATTCTTAAAACCCGGTTTGATTGATGATAATATGCCAGAAAGAATAAAAGCTTATTGCCGGGAAACAGGGCAAAAAGTACCAGAGACACCGGCAGAGATTACCAGAGGGATTATAGAGAGTTTAGCAGATAAATATACAAAAACGATTAAAATGATAGAAGAGATCACCGGTAAATCTATCAAAGAGATATATATCATAGGAGGGGGAAGTCGAAACAGTCTCCTATGTAAAATTGTTGCTAATGTAACAGGTCTGTCAGTTTTTGCAGGACCGGTTGAAGCAACTGCCATTGGGAATCTAATGATTCAGGCAAAATCTATGGGACAAATTAAATCAATTGTTGAGGGCAGAAAGATAATCAGGAAATCTTTTGATATTAAAAAATACTGTCCTGAAGAATAA
- a CDS encoding dehydrogenase — MPKSIFIDPKEVRKPQILKINDIPLNQYKPDIKKEIKKYGEEKLLKVYYDMLIIREFESMLNAIKTQGSYEGIQYDHLGPAHLSIGQESSAVGQCVNLGIEDFIFGSHRSHGEVLAKCLSAIDQLDENKLLKIMKSYMDGACLKVVEKEHKGNIKSLAQDFVLYGVLAEIFGRANGFNKGLGGSMHVFFAPFGSMPNNAIVGGAADISVGAALFKRINRKPGIVICNIGDGSMGCGPVWEAIMLAAMDQYRTLWDKDLGGAPPILFNFFNNFYGMGGQTSGETMGYKILARVGAGVNPENLHVERVDGYNPLAVADAIERKKKILLKGKGPVLLDVITYRISGHSPSDASSYRSKEEISAWQEVDCIKGYEDYLKQNRVITSSKVEFLKQEVTWKITKALKLAVSQEISPRVKSDFFETVMFSNRHKDRMEKRTPEVLISQKDNPRVRSITHKYRFALDENNKVYPKVKVFTYRDALFEAMLYRFYEDPTMVAYGEDNRDWGGAFAVYRGLTEALPYHRLFNTTISEGAIVGSAVGYALCGGRVVVELMYSDFIGRAGDELFNQVAKWQSMSAGLLTMPLIIRVSVGNKYGAQHSQEWTSLLAHIPGLKVMFPATPYDAKGMLNLALHGTDPVVFFESQRLYDIGEYFVPSGVPEDYYEVPEGEPIIRKEGKDVTLLTIGATLYKGMEAAEELEKKYKVLAEVIDLRFINPLNYELIIESVKKTGRFVLVSDACERGSFLHTIASNVSRFVFDYLDGPAVVVGSRNWITPAAEMESSFFPQKEWIIDAIHERLYLLEGHQITTDQSTTGQIRRNKLGI, encoded by the coding sequence ATGCCTAAATCTATTTTCATTGACCCCAAAGAAGTCAGAAAACCACAGATATTGAAAATAAATGACATTCCCCTAAATCAGTATAAACCGGATATAAAAAAAGAAATAAAGAAGTATGGAGAAGAAAAACTCCTCAAGGTTTACTATGATATGCTCATCATCCGAGAATTTGAATCCATGCTGAATGCGATAAAAACCCAAGGTTCTTATGAGGGGATTCAATATGATCACTTAGGCCCTGCTCATTTATCTATCGGTCAGGAGTCATCTGCGGTGGGTCAGTGTGTAAATCTTGGGATCGAAGATTTCATTTTCGGTTCTCATCGTAGTCATGGAGAAGTTTTAGCTAAGTGTCTTTCGGCAATAGATCAACTTGATGAGAATAAACTTCTTAAGATAATGAAATCTTATATGGATGGAGCTTGCTTAAAAGTAGTAGAAAAGGAACATAAAGGTAATATTAAATCGCTTGCTCAAGATTTTGTACTATACGGAGTTTTAGCAGAGATATTCGGGCGGGCTAACGGCTTTAATAAGGGTTTGGGAGGTTCGATGCATGTTTTTTTTGCACCCTTTGGCAGTATGCCCAATAATGCTATTGTCGGAGGTGCAGCGGATATTTCGGTAGGTGCTGCTCTTTTTAAAAGAATTAATCGAAAGCCAGGCATAGTAATCTGTAATATCGGAGATGGCTCTATGGGCTGTGGTCCGGTATGGGAAGCCATTATGTTAGCTGCAATGGATCAATACCGTACACTTTGGGATAAAGATCTTGGAGGTGCTCCCCCTATTCTGTTCAATTTCTTTAATAATTTCTATGGCATGGGTGGTCAGACCTCGGGTGAAACGATGGGTTACAAAATTCTTGCCCGGGTAGGAGCCGGGGTAAACCCTGAAAACTTGCATGTTGAACGAGTGGATGGATATAATCCTTTGGCAGTAGCTGATGCGATTGAAAGAAAGAAAAAAATCCTTCTTAAAGGAAAGGGTCCGGTTCTTCTGGATGTTATTACCTATCGAATTTCAGGTCATTCGCCCTCTGATGCATCATCGTACAGGAGCAAAGAAGAGATTTCAGCCTGGCAAGAGGTTGACTGCATTAAAGGATATGAAGATTACCTTAAACAAAACAGAGTAATAACCTCTTCTAAAGTAGAGTTCTTAAAACAGGAAGTAACTTGGAAAATTACGAAAGCCCTGAAATTAGCAGTATCTCAAGAAATCTCGCCCAGGGTAAAATCCGATTTTTTTGAAACAGTCATGTTTTCAAATCGGCACAAAGATAGAATGGAAAAACGAACACCAGAAGTACTCATTTCCCAAAAAGATAATCCCCGGGTTAGATCAATTACCCATAAATACCGTTTTGCTTTGGATGAAAATAATAAAGTTTACCCCAAAGTAAAAGTCTTTACTTATCGTGATGCCTTATTTGAAGCCATGCTCTATCGCTTTTATGAGGATCCAACAATGGTAGCTTACGGAGAAGATAATCGTGATTGGGGAGGGGCATTTGCCGTATATAGAGGGTTAACCGAAGCTCTTCCTTATCATCGATTGTTTAATACGACTATTTCTGAAGGAGCCATTGTAGGGTCAGCTGTAGGGTATGCTTTATGTGGGGGACGTGTAGTAGTAGAGCTGATGTATAGTGATTTTATCGGACGGGCAGGGGATGAACTTTTCAATCAGGTAGCTAAATGGCAGTCAATGTCAGCAGGTCTCCTTACTATGCCCCTTATCATTCGAGTATCAGTAGGGAATAAATATGGTGCCCAACATTCTCAAGAATGGACTAGCCTGCTTGCCCATATCCCTGGTCTTAAGGTCATGTTTCCTGCTACGCCTTATGATGCCAAAGGCATGTTAAATCTTGCTTTACACGGTACAGATCCGGTAGTATTTTTTGAAAGTCAAAGACTTTATGATATAGGAGAGTACTTTGTTCCCAGCGGAGTTCCCGAAGATTATTACGAAGTACCGGAAGGTGAGCCAATTATCAGGAAAGAAGGAAAAGATGTTACTCTTCTCACTATAGGGGCAACTCTTTACAAGGGAATGGAGGCTGCAGAAGAACTTGAAAAGAAATATAAAGTTTTGGCAGAAGTAATCGATTTGAGATTTATTAATCCCTTAAACTATGAATTGATTATCGAGTCTGTGAAGAAGACAGGAAGATTTGTGCTTGTTTCCGATGCTTGTGAACGAGGTTCTTTCCTTCATACTATTGCTTCAAATGTTTCCAGATTTGTTTTTGACTATCTTGATGGTCCTGCAGTGGTAGTTGGTTCCCGCAACTGGATTACCCCTGCCGCTGAAATGGAATCTAGTTTCTTCCCCCAGAAAGAGTGGATTATTGATGCGATTCATGAACGTCTTTATCTTTTAGAGGGGCATCAAATAACCACTGATCAGTCTACAACCGG
- a CDS encoding 2-oxo acid dehydrogenase subunit E2, producing MAIAVLMPKQGQSVESCIIIKWNKKEGDKVKAEEPICEVETDKAVFEVEAPETGTILRIFYKEGEDVPVLDTIAIIGQPGEKIDHLIPKKTVSISKGEYIEKQKVQVPDKAFKKTTPSPKTVLISISPVARLLAEEKRIDFSRLTGTGPGGRIIKKDIEKAISEGEALISSTVSENFSGPAKEILVEGVRKIISERMLTSLQSTAQLTLNTSADASNLLAGRESLKSSASMKELSKININDFLLYIIAHLLPEFKNMNAHFLKDKILEFEPVHLGFAVDSPRGLIVPIIHNAHLLSLKAISQEARRLSAACQEDTILPDELKGGTFTVTNLGTMGIESFTPILNIPQVAILGICNLSLKPLLKEDKIQFIPHLGLSLTFDHRAVDGAPAAKFLQEIIRRIANFNLDNIKLA from the coding sequence ATGGCTATAGCAGTACTTATGCCCAAACAAGGACAATCTGTTGAATCATGTATCATTATTAAATGGAATAAAAAAGAAGGAGACAAAGTAAAAGCTGAAGAGCCTATCTGTGAAGTAGAAACCGATAAAGCTGTTTTTGAAGTGGAGGCTCCTGAAACCGGAACAATATTAAGAATCTTTTATAAGGAGGGAGAGGATGTTCCAGTTCTTGATACTATCGCTATTATAGGGCAACCGGGAGAAAAAATTGACCATCTTATCCCCAAAAAAACTGTCTCCATTTCTAAGGGTGAATATATTGAAAAGCAAAAAGTCCAAGTCCCAGATAAAGCTTTTAAAAAAACAACACCTTCTCCTAAGACTGTATTAATATCCATTTCGCCGGTAGCAAGACTTTTGGCAGAGGAGAAAAGAATTGATTTTTCCCGGCTTACCGGTACAGGCCCGGGAGGAAGGATTATTAAGAAAGATATTGAAAAAGCAATATCTGAAGGTGAAGCACTTATTTCAAGTACGGTTAGTGAGAATTTTTCCGGTCCCGCTAAAGAGATTTTAGTTGAAGGAGTACGGAAGATTATCTCTGAAAGAATGCTAACTTCTTTGCAAAGCACTGCTCAACTTACTTTAAATACTTCTGCTGACGCTTCTAATTTACTGGCTGGTCGGGAATCGCTAAAATCCAGTGCCTCAATGAAAGAGCTAAGCAAAATTAATATCAATGATTTTCTGCTGTATATTATTGCTCACCTTCTTCCTGAATTTAAAAACATGAATGCTCATTTCTTGAAAGATAAGATACTTGAATTTGAACCAGTCCATCTGGGATTTGCAGTAGATTCCCCACGAGGGCTTATAGTACCGATCATTCATAATGCCCATCTCTTATCTTTGAAGGCGATCTCTCAAGAAGCAAGACGATTAAGTGCTGCCTGTCAAGAGGATACTATCTTACCGGATGAACTAAAGGGAGGGACCTTTACGGTCACCAATCTGGGAACAATGGGCATCGAAAGCTTTACTCCTATCTTAAATATTCCTCAGGTAGCAATTCTTGGTATATGCAATCTTTCTCTTAAACCATTATTAAAAGAAGATAAAATACAATTTATTCCTCACCTTGGTTTATCTCTTACCTTCGATCATAGGGCAGTAGACGGTGCTCCGGCAGCTAAATTCCTGCAGGAAATTATTAGGCGAATAGCAAATTTTAATTTGGACAATATAAAATTAGCCTAA
- a CDS encoding sugar ABC transporter ATP-binding protein has protein sequence MKSCILEMKGIKKYFYGVKALDGVDFQVRTGEVHALIGENGAGKSTLVKILAGVYQPTAGTIILNNKPTQFPSPQISQQAGISAIHQEATMFLELSIAENIFMGHHIRNKSNGLLSWKEMKSETQKLLDKLELDIHPDTKVKNLSIAQRHMVEIAKALSLNAKIVIMDEPTSALTLKEVEYLYKIIRKLKSEGKTIIFISHKFEEVFEIADYFTVLRDGKYVGEGRMADITVDKIIQMVIGRSLEQMYPKIEAEKGDIILKVENLTKIGVFKNISFNLHKGEILGFFGLVGAGRSEVMQTIFGIDTKTSGEVFINGEKISITNPSDAMNHSLAYLPEDRQIQGAILAMNIRENITLPIIDRISRHIFLDRNREFEITDEYGKNIEIKASGWEQLVEDLSGGNQQKVVLAKWIATKPRILIMDEPTKGIDVATKATVHNFISELAKQGIAVILVSSELPEILGMSNNIIVMHEGVITAKFTREEANSEKIIKAATGSISK, from the coding sequence ATGAAGAGCTGTATTCTTGAAATGAAGGGGATTAAAAAATATTTTTATGGAGTTAAAGCACTTGATGGGGTAGATTTTCAAGTAAGAACCGGAGAAGTTCATGCTCTCATAGGTGAAAATGGGGCTGGAAAATCTACGCTAGTAAAGATTTTAGCCGGTGTGTATCAACCTACCGCTGGTACTATTATTCTTAACAATAAACCTACCCAATTTCCATCTCCCCAAATCTCACAACAGGCTGGGATATCTGCTATACACCAGGAAGCTACAATGTTCCTGGAACTTTCTATTGCCGAAAATATCTTCATGGGTCATCATATTAGAAATAAATCTAACGGTCTGCTTTCTTGGAAAGAAATGAAGAGTGAAACCCAGAAACTTCTCGATAAACTTGAATTGGATATCCATCCTGATACTAAAGTAAAAAATTTAAGTATTGCTCAAAGGCATATGGTGGAAATTGCCAAAGCACTCTCACTCAACGCAAAAATAGTCATTATGGATGAACCAACCTCTGCACTTACTCTTAAAGAAGTTGAATATTTATATAAAATTATTAGAAAATTGAAATCAGAAGGAAAAACCATCATCTTTATTTCTCATAAATTTGAAGAGGTTTTTGAAATTGCGGATTATTTTACAGTGTTGAGAGATGGGAAATATGTCGGAGAAGGAAGAATGGCGGATATTACCGTAGATAAAATTATCCAGATGGTAATTGGACGCAGTCTTGAACAAATGTATCCGAAAATAGAGGCAGAGAAAGGTGACATTATCCTGAAGGTCGAAAATCTTACCAAGATAGGTGTATTTAAAAACATATCTTTTAACTTGCATAAAGGCGAGATATTGGGATTTTTTGGATTAGTGGGAGCAGGGAGATCAGAAGTAATGCAGACCATTTTTGGAATTGATACCAAGACCTCAGGTGAAGTTTTTATAAATGGCGAAAAAATTAGTATTACCAATCCTTCAGATGCAATGAATCATAGTCTTGCTTATCTCCCCGAAGACCGACAGATACAAGGTGCTATTTTAGCTATGAATATTAGGGAAAATATTACTTTGCCGATAATAGATAGAATAAGTAGACATATTTTTTTAGATCGTAATAGGGAATTTGAAATTACTGATGAATATGGAAAAAATATAGAAATAAAAGCTTCAGGTTGGGAACAGTTGGTAGAAGACCTCTCAGGAGGTAATCAACAGAAGGTAGTTTTAGCTAAATGGATTGCCACCAAGCCAAGAATATTAATTATGGATGAGCCAACCAAAGGAATTGATGTAGCAACCAAAGCTACTGTACACAATTTTATTTCTGAACTTGCAAAGCAAGGGATTGCAGTAATTCTTGTTTCCTCTGAACTTCCTGAGATTCTCGGTATGTCTAATAATATTATAGTAATGCATGAAGGAGTTATCACTGCTAAATTTACTCGCGAAGAAGCAAATTCTGAAAAGATAATTAAAGCTGCAACCGGGAGTATTTCAAAGTGA